The Corylus avellana chromosome ca8, CavTom2PMs-1.0 genome has a segment encoding these proteins:
- the LOC132189952 gene encoding cytokinin riboside 5'-monophosphate phosphoribohydrolase LOG5-like, which yields MQEKKMIAKSRFQRVCVFCGSSTGKRNCYRDAALELGQELVSRRLDLVYGGGSIGLMGLVSQEVHRGGRHVLGIIPKTLMSKEITGEPVGEVRPVADMHQRKAEMARYSDCFIALPGGYGTLEELLEVITWAQLGIHDKPVGLLNVEGYYNYLLSFIDKAVDDGFIKPSQRHIIVSAPNATELVQKLEEYVPVHDGVVAKAKWEAEQVELNTSLQTNIAR from the exons atgcaggagaagaagatgatagCTAAATCCAGGTTCCAAAGGGTTTGCGTTTTCTGTGGGAGCAGTACTGGCAAGAGAAATTGCTACCGTGATGCTGCCCTGGAGCTAGGCCAAGAGCTG GTATCCAGGAGGTTGGATCTTGTTTATGGAGGAGGAAGTATTGGATTAATGGGCTTAGTTTCTCAGGAGGTCCACCGCGGTGGTAGGCATGTTCTTGG AATCATCCCCAAGACCTTGATGAGCAAAGAG ATAACTGGAGAACCTGTTGGAGAGGTCAGGCCAGTAGCCGACATGCACCAGAGGAAAGCTGAGATGGCCCGCTACTCTGACTGTTTTATTGCCCTTCCAG GTGGATATGGAACTTTGGAAGAGTTATTGGAAGTCATTACGTGGGCCCAGCTAGGAATCCACGATAAGCCT GTGGGTTTGCTTAATGTGGAGGGGTACTACAACTACCTCCTCTCATTCATAGACAAAGCGGTGGATGACGGCTTTATCAAGCCTTCTCAGCGTCATATAATCGTCTCTGCTCCAAACGCTACAGAACTTGTTCAAAAGCTTGAG GAATACGTGCCCGTGCATGATGGGGTGGTTGCTAAGGCCAAGTGGGAAGCGGAACAAGTGGAACTTAATACTTCTTTACAGACAAATATTGCTCGTTGA
- the LOC132190019 gene encoding ATP-dependent zinc metalloprotease FTSH, chloroplastic, whose product MASTTNPLLSSNFLGTKIMLSPPTPKTTKSPLLFPLFSKRKSLITQSILNKKPNSGPLKSLPSQATLAALLFSTLTPHAFALDNPTPPAQPPPVLQAQPTTPDASNSSPFSQNILLTAPKPQTQTTSDLPEGSQWRYSEFLNAVKKGKVERVRFSKDGSGLQLTAVDGRRASVIVPNDPDLIDILAMNGVDISVSEGDSGNGLFSFIGNLLFPFLAFAGLFFLFRRAQGGPGGPGGLGGPMDFGRSKSKFQEVPETGVTFADVAGADQAKLELQEVVDFLKNPDKYTALGAKIPKGCLLVGPPGTGKTLLARAVAGEAGVPFFSCAASEFVELFVGVGASRVRDLFEKAKSKAPCIVFIDEIDAVGRQRGAGLGGGNDEREQTINQLLTEMDGFSGNSGVIVLAATNRPDVLDSALLRPGRFDRQVTVDRPDVAGRVKILQVHSRGKALAKDVDFDKIARRTPGFTGADLQNLMNEAAILAARRDLKEISKDEISDALERIIAGPEKKNAVVSDEKKKLVAYHEAGHALVGALMPEYDPVAKISIIPRGQAGGLTFFAPSEERLESGLYSRSYLENQMAVALGGRVAEEVIFGAENVTTGASNDFMQVSRVARQMVERFGFSKKIGQVAIGGPGGNPFLGQQMSSQKDYSMATADVVDAEVRELVETAYSRAKHIMTTHIDILHKLAQLLIEKETVDGEEFMSLFIDGKAELFVA is encoded by the exons ATGGCTTCCACCACCAATCCTCTGCTCTCTTCAAACTTCTTAGGAACCAAAATCATGCTCTCTCCTCCAACCCCCAAAACCACCAAATCTCCTCTTCTTTTCCCTCTCTTCTCCAAAAGAAAGTCTTTAATTACTCAGAGCATTCTCAACAAAAAACCCAATTCTGGGCCGTTGAAATCTCTACCATCTCAAGCCACCTTGGCTGCGCTACTCTTCTCCACTCTCACCCCACACGCCTTTGCACTAGACAATCCCACGCCGCCAGCTCAACCCCCACCGGTACTCCAAGCCCAACCCACCACACCAGACGCTTCAAATTCCTCACCTTTCTCACAAAACATCCTCCTCACAGCGCCGAAGCCCCAAACCCAGACAACCTCTGACCTCCCGGAAGGTTCCCAATGGCGATACAGCGAGTTCCTGAACGCGGTGAAGAAGGGCAAAGTTGAGAGAGTCAGGTTCAGCAAGGACGGCTCTGGACTTCAGCTCACCGCTGTCGATGGCCGCCGAGCCAGCGTGATTGTCCCCAACGACCCGGACCTCATCGACATCTTGGCAATGAACGGCGTGGATATCTCGGTCTCGGAGGGCGACTCGGGCAACGGGTTGTTCAGCTTTATCGGTAACCTTCTGTTCCCATTCCTCGCTTTCGCTGgacttttcttcctcttcaggcGAGCCCAGGGCGGCCCCGGCGGGCCCGGTGGGCTCGGCGGCCCAATGGACTTTGGAAGATCAAAATCCAAGTTCCAAGAAGTCCCCGAAACCGGCGTTACATTCGCCGATGTGGCTGGGGCTGACCAAGCAAAGCTTGAATTGCAAGAGGTCGTTGATTTCTTGAAGAACCCAGATAAGTACACGGCTCTCGGAGCTAAAATCCCAAAAGGGTGTTTGCTAGTGGGACCTCCCGGTACCGGGAAGACCCTGTTGGCCAGAGCGGTGGCCGGCGAGGCCGGAGTGCCGTTCTTCTCGTGTGCGGCTTCAGAGTTTGTGGAATTGTTTGTGGGAGTTGGGGCATCGAGAGTGAGGGACTTGTTCGAGAAGGCCAAGTCGAAAGCGCCGTGCATTGTGTTCATAGATGAGATTGATGCGGTGGGAAGGCAGAGAGGGGCGGGGCTTGGAGGTGGGAATGATGAGAGGGAGCAAACTATCAACCAGCTCTTGACAGAGATGGATGGGTTTTCCGGGAATTCGGGAGTGATCGTGTTGGCGGCAACGAATCGGCCGGATGTGCTCGATTCGGCGTTGTTGAGGCCCGGGAGGTTCGATAGGCAAGTCACTGTGGACAGGCCTGATGTTGCTGGCAGAGTCAAGATCCTTCAG GTGCATTCTAGAGGGAAGGCACTCGCAAAAGATGTGGACTTTGATAAGATAGCGAGAAGAACCCCAGGTTTTACAGGGGCTGATTTGCAGAATCTGATGAATGAAGCAGCTATTCTTGCAGCCAGGCGTGACCTCAAGGAAATAAGCAAAGATGAGATATCTGATGCACTGGAGAGGATTATTGCTGGACCAGAGAAGAAAAATGCTGTAGTCTCAGATGAGAAGAAGAAACTAGTTGCCTATCATG AGGCCGGGCATGCTCTAGTTGGTGCTTTGATGCCTGAATATGATCCCGTAGCCAAGATATCCATCATTCCTCGTGGCCAAGCCGGTGGCCTTACCTTTTTTGCTCCAAGTGAAGAGAGGCTTGAGTCTGGACTGTACAGTAGAAGCTACCTGGAGAATCAGATGGCTGTTGCCCTTGGTGGAAG AGTTGCTGAAGAGGTCATTTTTGGCGCGGAGAATGTGACCACAGGAGCATCAAACGACTTCATGCAAGTTTCACGAGTGGCAAGGCAGATGGTGGAAAGATTTGGGTTCAGCAAAAAAATCGGACAAGTTGCCATTGGTGGACCTGGTGGAAATCCGTTCTTGGGTCAACAG ATGTCATCCCAGAAAGATTACTCCATGGCAACCGCTGATGTAGTGGATGCAGAGGTCAGGGAACTGGTAGAGACAGCATATTCAAGGGCCAAACATATCATGACAACCCACATTGACATCCTTCACAAGCTTGCTCAGCTACTCATAGAGAAAGAAACTGTTGATGGGGAGGAGTTCATGAGTCTCTTTATTGATGGAAAAGCTGAGTTATTTGTTGCTTGA
- the LOC132190020 gene encoding serine/threonine-protein kinase BSK1-like, with amino-acid sequence MGCCESSLLKGRRPEDDKNRYHRHNYKDNSLLAVPSTTNGTEAAAAVAAGPGGVPGFAEFSLADLRAATNNFSPDHIVSESGEKAPNVVYKGRLQNHNQRRWIAVKKFTKLAWPDPKQFVEEASGVGKLRHTRLANLIGYCCDGDERLLVAEFMPNDTLAKHLFHWENQTIEWAMRLRVALYIAEALDYCSTEGRPLYHDLNAYRVLFDENGDPRLSCFGLMKNSRDGKSYSTNLAYTPPEYLRNGRVTPESVIFSFGTVLLDLLSGKHIPPSHALDMIRGKNILLLMDSHLEGNFSTEEATVVFDLASRCLQYEPRERPNTQDLVATLAPLQNKPDVPSYVMLGIPKHEDAPPTPQHPLSPMGDACSRMDLTAIHQILVMTHYKDDEGTNELSFQEWTQQMRDMLEARKRGDLAFRDRDFKTAIDCYSQFIDVGTMVSPTVYARRSLCHLMCDLPDAALRDAMQAQCVYPDWSTAFYMQAVALAKLDMHKDAADMLSEAAGLEEKKQRGGRGS; translated from the exons ATGGGCTGTTGCGAATCGTCCTTATTGAAAGGACGGCGTCCAGAAGACGACAAGAACCGATACCACCGCCATAACTACAAAGACAACAGCCTGCTCGCCGTTCCTTCCACGACAAACGGCACAGAAGCCGCAGCAGCAGTCGCCGCGGGGCCCGGGGGAGTGCCGGGATTCGCGGAGTTCTCGTTAGCCGACCTGAGGGCCGCCACCAACAACTTCAGTCCCGACCACATCGTCTCCGAGAGCGGCGAGAAGGCTCCCAATGTCGTCTACAAGGGCCGCCTCCAAAACCACAACCAACGCCGCTGGATCGCTGTTAAAAAGTTCACCAAGCTCGCTTGGCCCGACCCCAAGCAGTTCGTC gAGGAAGCTTCGGGGGTTGGGAAGCTGAGGCACACGAGGCTTGCGAATTTGATTGGGTATTGCTGCGACGGCGACGAGAGGCTGCTTGTTGCGGAGTTCATGCCCAACGATACTCTAGCGAAGCATCTATTCCACT GGGAGAATCAGACAATTGAGTGGGCTATGCGTTTGAGGGTTGCTTTGTACATTGCTGAAGCATTAGATTATTGTAGTACCGAAGGCCGGCCGTTATACCATGACTTGAATGCATACCGGGTTCTCTTTGATgag AATGGTGATCCTCGACTTTCATGTTTTGGGTTGATGAAAAATAGTAGGGATGGAAAAAGTTACAGCACAAATCTTGCCTATACACCTCCAGAGTATCTAAGAAATG GAAGGGTGACTCCGGAAAGTGTTATCTTCAGCTTTGGGACTGTCCTCTTGGATCTTCTCAGTGGAAAGCACATCCCTCCAAGTCAT GCTCTTGATATGATACGGGGCAAAAACATTCTTCTTCTCATGGATTCACATTTGGAGGGCAACTTCTCCACTGAAGAGGCAACAGTGGTTTTTGATCTTGCCTCACGATGCTTGCAGTATGAACCTAGGGAGCGGCCCAATACTCAAGACCTTGTTGCAACACTTgccccactacaaaataaaccTGAT GTTCCATCTTATGTGATGCTGGGAATCCCAAAGCATGAGGATGCACCTCCTACTCCACAACACCCTCTTTCTCCAATGGGTGATGCGTGTTCAAGGATGGACCTCACAGCTATCCATCAGATCTTGGTCATGACACACTACAAAGATGATGAAGGAACCAATGAG ttgtctttccaAGAATGGACCCAGCAAATGAGGGATATGTTGGAGGCAAGAAAGCGTGGGGACTTGGCATTTCGTGACAGAGATTTTAAAACTGCAATAGACTGTTATTCCCAG TTCATAGATGTAGGAACGATGGTTTCTCCAACAGTGTATGCACGACGAAGTCTTTGCCATCTCATGTGCGATCTACCGGATGCTGCCCTCCGAGATGCAATGCAAGCACAATGTGTCTACCCTGACTGGTCCACTGCATTTTACATGCAGGCCGTTGCCCTTGCCAAGCTGGATATGCACAAGGATGCAGCTGACATGTTGAGTGAGGCTGCTggacttgaagaaaaaaagcaacGAGGTGGGAGAGGGTCTTGA
- the LOC132190601 gene encoding protein ALTERED PHOSPHATE STARVATION RESPONSE 1-like produces the protein MGCGNSKLDDLPAVTLCRDRCNFLEEALRQSHSLADAHVAYMQSLRSLGPTLHRFFTQITDHDSASDQPQPSQPSPPHDHSRSVSHSNSNSNSNSDSEPEGTEKEIDYFGRIHRNYQIIAPSPPPPSNSAWDFLNFFDTYERYEPLFDNREEVPDFEPDVVKKKSKGRQKPKDAAKNVVVREKDRSETPICTRGVSEAMREIQALFDKASESGNDVLKLIEVRILRSHQKIAVNQVSCKVFHAIAPSLPRRDVEKPSPLVMKISPDNEDMGLSSGNISSILEKLCMWEKKLYDEVKAEEKLRTIHEKKCKQLKHMDEKRADAYKIDSTRSLIWSLSTKMKISIQVIDRISITINKLRDEEFLQQINKLILGLVGMWKAMLECHRCQCQAFGEGKGLDGITSNGKFSYAHLEAAIELKFELQNWSLRFFNWIFTQKAQVKALNGWLLRCLLYEPEETLDGIEPFSPGRIGAPTVFVICNRWSQAMDRVSEKEVIEAMQGFFVSLNQLLEPHIVDLHQRAAGDKDMERKIKVLEMEEQRIQKMVQAQEKKMGPVLPRSETPNTNSLMSGLKQIFAAMDRFTANSVQAYEELCVHIEEDRQV, from the exons ATGGGCTGCGGCAACTCGAAGCTCGACGACCTCCCGGCGGTGACGCTATGCCGTGACCGCTGCAATTTCCTCGAGGAGGCGCTCCGCCAAAGCCACTCCCTCGCCGACGCTCACGTGGCCTACATGCAGTCGCTCAGGTCGCTGGGCCCCACTCTCCACCGTTTCTTTACCCAGATCACTGACCACGATTCTGCTTCTGATCAACCCCAACCTTCGCAACCTTCTCCGCCACACGATCACTCCCGTTCCGTTTcacattcaaattcaaattcaaattcaaattctgatTCGGAACCAGAGGGCACAGAGAAAGAAATCGATTACTTCGGTCGAATCCACCGCAACTACCAAATCATAGCACCTTCGCCACCGCCTCCGAGCAACTCGGCCTGGGATTTCTTGAATTTCTTCGACACTTACGAGCGGTACGAACCGCTATTCGACAACAGAGAGGAAGTCCCTGACTTCGAGCCCGACGTGGTGAAGAAGAAATCCAAGGGACGCCAAAAACCCAAAGATGCGGCGAAGAACGTCGTCGTTCGGGAGAAAGATCGGTCCGAGACCCCGATTTGCACGCGAGGTGTCTCCGAAGCAATGAGAGAAATTCAGGCTCTGTTCGATAAAGCTTCGGAATCTGGCAATGATGTTTTGAAGTTGATCGAGGTCCGAATATTACGCTCTCATCAGAAAATTGCCGTTAAtcaag TTTCTTGCAAGGTTTTTCATGCTATTGCTCCGTCTTTGCCACGAAGAGATGTGGAGAAACCGTCACCGTTGGTTATGAAGATCAGTCCTGATAACGAAGATATGGGCTTGAGTTCTGGGAATATCTCTTCTATTTTGGAAAAGCTGTGCATGTGGGAGAAGAAGCTCTATGATGAAGTCAAG GCTGAGGAAAAATTGCGTACAATTCATGAGAAGAAGTGCAAGCAGCTGAAACATATGGATGAAAAAAGGGCTGATGCTTATAAAATCGACTCCACTCGATCATTAATCTGGAGTTTATCgactaaaatgaaaatttcaattcagGTTATTGACAGGATTTCAATTACAATAAACAAGTTGAGGGATGAAGAGTTTTTGCAGCAGATCAATAAATTAATTCTGGG gttaGTTGGAATGTGGAAAGCCATGCTAGAGTGTCACAGGTGTCAGTGCCAAGCATTTGGAGAAGGCAAAGGTTTAGATGGCATTACATCCAATGGGAAGTTTAGTTATGCTCATCTTGAAGCAGCCATTGAACTCAAGTTTGAGCTTCAAAACTGGAGCCTCAGATTCTTCAATTGGATTTTCACCCAAAAGGCACAAGTCAAAGCCTTAAATGGTTGGCTTTTGAGATGTCTGCTATACGAACCTGAAGAAACACTCGACGGCATAGAGCCCTTCTCCCCTGGTAGGATTGGTGCACCCACTGTGTTTGTAATCTGTAACCGGTGGTCACAAGCAATGGATAGAGTCTCAGAGAAGGAAGTGATTGAAGCTATGCAGGGATTTTTTGTGAGCTTAAATCAACTCTTGGAACCACATATTGTAGATTTGCACCAAAGGGCAGCTGGAGACAAGGATATGGAGAGAAAAATTAAAGTCTTGGAGATGGAGGAGCAAAGGATACAAAAGATGGTGCAGGctcaagagaaaaaaatgggTCCAGTCCTGCCTCGGAGTGAGACTCCCAATACAAATAGTCTGATGTCAGGcctaaaacaaatttttgcgGCCATGGATAGGTTCACAGCTAATTCTGTGCAAGCTTATGAGGAGCTTTGTGTACACATTGAAGAAGACAGGCAAGTTTGA